From the Senegalimassilia faecalis genome, one window contains:
- a CDS encoding ABC transporter substrate-binding protein, translated as MEMTKKGIGRIFATMLFAGLLAAALTMVGCAGNDASTESKASSASTEKTLHAGSTTYFYAESMDPASDWDSWYLSYYGIVENLCKVSDDLGPEPWLAKQVERQDDRTWIVTLNDGIKFSNGKSVDANAVKTAWERTYAENSRATEVLDYESLEADGNTLTITTKEALPSLENTLCDPLLCVYYVGDDVNYAKSTPGTGPYVMKEFKAEDHIVMVPNENYWNGTPKLSEVTLTCFADDNAITMAMQNGEIQAVAMPSASTLTTLEASGDYQVSQRTNSRADFIRMNMTHPLIQNDAIREAVAYCIDRNGYADTICKGSSTASWGVYSPTLPFGGTDGLDVTVSSCDVDAASKALEAAGIVDTDNDGVRELGGTPVELDLYTCTKYERFVQLADDLQSKLAQAGIKLNIVPTDYFMEDAETFAKDDPDMALDSYAMAPTGNPAYFANIAFASTSSNNFGKYSNPDVDALVAKLNTTFDESERNTIAKQISQKVLNDLPFVFFANSESTVVYDKNVSGLDAAPSEYYFVTVDTDVK; from the coding sequence ATGGAAATGACGAAAAAGGGCATCGGGCGCATCTTCGCCACCATGCTTTTCGCCGGACTGCTTGCGGCGGCGCTGACGATGGTCGGCTGCGCCGGCAACGATGCCTCCACCGAGAGCAAGGCATCTTCGGCAAGCACCGAAAAGACCTTGCACGCGGGCTCGACGACGTACTTCTACGCCGAGAGCATGGATCCGGCATCCGATTGGGATAGCTGGTATCTGTCCTACTACGGAATCGTCGAGAATCTCTGCAAGGTGAGCGACGATCTGGGCCCCGAGCCTTGGCTGGCCAAGCAGGTTGAGCGCCAGGACGACCGCACGTGGATTGTCACGCTCAACGACGGCATCAAGTTCTCGAACGGCAAGTCCGTGGACGCAAACGCGGTCAAGACCGCCTGGGAGCGCACGTATGCCGAAAATTCCCGCGCCACGGAAGTTTTGGACTACGAGTCTCTTGAAGCTGACGGCAACACGCTGACCATCACCACCAAAGAGGCGCTCCCTTCCCTGGAGAACACCCTGTGCGATCCGCTGCTGTGCGTGTACTACGTTGGCGATGATGTGAACTACGCCAAGTCCACCCCGGGCACCGGCCCCTACGTCATGAAGGAGTTCAAGGCCGAGGATCATATCGTCATGGTTCCCAACGAGAACTACTGGAACGGCACGCCTAAGCTTTCCGAAGTGACGCTCACCTGCTTCGCCGACGACAACGCCATCACGATGGCGATGCAGAACGGCGAAATCCAGGCCGTAGCCATGCCTTCCGCATCCACGCTTACCACGCTGGAGGCTTCCGGCGACTATCAGGTGTCCCAACGCACGAACTCTCGCGCCGACTTCATTCGCATGAACATGACGCATCCCCTAATCCAGAACGACGCGATCCGCGAGGCAGTTGCTTACTGCATCGACCGCAACGGCTACGCTGACACCATCTGCAAGGGCTCGTCCACCGCTTCTTGGGGCGTGTACAGCCCGACTCTGCCGTTCGGCGGCACGGACGGCCTTGACGTCACGGTTTCTTCTTGCGATGTGGACGCAGCTAGCAAGGCCCTTGAGGCCGCCGGCATCGTCGACACCGACAACGACGGCGTGCGCGAGCTTGGCGGCACCCCCGTGGAGCTCGACCTGTACACCTGCACCAAGTACGAGCGCTTCGTCCAGCTTGCAGACGACCTCCAGTCGAAGCTTGCCCAGGCTGGCATCAAGCTCAACATCGTCCCGACGGATTACTTCATGGAAGACGCCGAGACGTTCGCCAAGGACGACCCCGACATGGCGCTTGACAGCTACGCGATGGCCCCGACCGGCAACCCGGCCTACTTCGCCAACATCGCCTTCGCAAGCACCTCTTCGAACAACTTCGGCAAGTACTCGAACCCCGATGTTGACGCGCTCGTCGCAAAGCTCAACACCACGTTCGACGAGAGCGAGCGCAACACCATCGCGAAGCAAATCAGCCAGAAAGTCCTCAACGACCTGCCGTTCGTGTTCTTCGCCAACTCCGAGTCCACGGTTGTTTACGACAAGAACGTCAGCGGCCTTGACGCTGCTCCGTCTGAGTACTATTTCGTCACCGTTGACACCGACGTCAAATAG
- a CDS encoding ABC transporter ATP-binding protein, with protein sequence MQDCAQQPLLEVSNLSASFGGTQVLRSISFNMRSGESVALVGESGSGKSTLLKTIAGLAPKALRVDAGGIRYAGQDVLGLRGKTLRAYRCEGAKYVFQNGQESFDPLFSVGRQFDESLRAHGMRADAGTKLELLERMGVTDGERVLSSLPSELSGGLCQRVALAIALAGAPQLLLADEPTSALDSDNRKKVANLLRKVNEVDGVALLLVTHDIELAAELAPRIMVMHDGEIVESGSREEVLERPRDPYTRTLVDSVPKMERSYRRVAL encoded by the coding sequence ATGCAAGATTGTGCTCAACAGCCGCTCTTGGAAGTTTCGAACCTGAGCGCCTCTTTCGGGGGCACTCAGGTTCTTCGTTCCATTAGCTTCAACATGCGCTCCGGCGAAAGCGTTGCCCTTGTGGGCGAAAGCGGCTCGGGCAAATCCACGCTGCTCAAAACCATCGCCGGCCTGGCGCCGAAAGCGCTGCGTGTTGACGCAGGGGGCATTCGCTATGCGGGACAAGACGTTCTGGGGCTTCGCGGCAAAACGCTGCGCGCGTACCGATGCGAGGGCGCGAAATACGTCTTCCAAAACGGCCAGGAATCGTTCGACCCGCTTTTCAGCGTTGGACGACAATTCGACGAGAGCTTGCGAGCGCACGGCATGCGCGCGGATGCGGGCACGAAGCTTGAGCTGCTTGAGCGCATGGGCGTGACGGACGGGGAGCGCGTTTTGTCCTCGCTTCCGTCCGAGCTGTCGGGCGGCCTGTGCCAGCGCGTGGCCTTGGCCATCGCGCTTGCGGGAGCCCCGCAGCTGCTTCTTGCCGACGAGCCTACAAGCGCGCTGGACAGCGACAACCGTAAAAAGGTCGCCAATCTGCTTCGCAAGGTGAACGAGGTTGACGGGGTCGCTCTGCTGCTAGTGACCCACGACATCGAGCTTGCAGCCGAGCTGGCACCGCGCATCATGGTCATGCACGACGGGGAAATCGTGGAATCGGGCTCGCGCGAAGAGGTGCTCGAGCGCCCCCGGGATCCGTATACGCGAACGCTTGTCGATTCCGTGCCCAAGATGGAACGAAGCTACAGGAGGGTCGCGCTATGA
- a CDS encoding ABC transporter ATP-binding protein: MTNQALDSAEALLSVQGVSKTYPDPHSKGEFQALSNASIDVMPGECVGLIGPSGCGKSTLARIIARLEKADQGSVTFCGQTVAADKKLSLEAKRNLRKTWLGMQMIFQNPEASFSPSMSIGDGIREGLVYQEGYDRKSAKKRVSELLEAVGLPASYASKRCFELSGGECQRAAIARAIIASPRLLICDEPTSALDVTVQARIMELLKELRKETNTAFLFITHNMPLMSEFCTRAYTMRAGTIEAELISDSK, translated from the coding sequence ATGACGAACCAGGCGCTTGATTCCGCGGAAGCGCTTTTGAGCGTGCAGGGCGTGTCGAAAACGTATCCCGACCCGCACTCGAAAGGCGAGTTCCAGGCACTCTCGAATGCGTCGATCGACGTCATGCCGGGCGAATGCGTGGGACTGATCGGCCCAAGCGGGTGCGGCAAATCGACCCTTGCGCGCATTATCGCCCGACTTGAAAAGGCCGATCAGGGCTCCGTAACGTTTTGCGGCCAAACAGTGGCAGCCGACAAGAAGCTGAGCCTTGAGGCAAAACGGAACCTGCGCAAAACGTGGCTTGGCATGCAGATGATTTTCCAGAACCCCGAGGCTTCGTTCTCGCCATCCATGAGTATCGGCGACGGCATACGAGAAGGACTAGTGTACCAGGAAGGCTACGACCGCAAAAGCGCGAAGAAACGAGTTTCAGAACTGCTTGAAGCGGTCGGTCTGCCCGCGTCGTACGCGTCGAAGCGCTGCTTCGAGCTATCCGGCGGCGAATGCCAAAGGGCGGCCATCGCCCGCGCCATCATCGCAAGCCCACGGTTGCTCATATGCGACGAGCCGACAAGCGCGCTTGATGTGACGGTGCAGGCGCGTATCATGGAACTGCTGAAAGAGCTGCGCAAGGAAACGAACACAGCGTTTCTTTTCATCACGCACAACATGCCGCTCATGAGCGAGTTCTGCACACGTGCCTACACCATGCGCGCCGGCACCATCGAAGCTGAACTGATTTCCGACAGCAAGTAA